The segment CCCGCATTGCCGGATCTGGATTGCCCACTCTTGCTGAACTCTTCTTCAATCTCCTGTTTGCTGGCTTTCACTTCCCGGGAAATATCGTTGACATAGCTGACTGCCTGCTGGATTTCGCTTTTGATGGTTGCCTCGGGCTTGTCGTTAGTGCCTTCGGCGTCGTTTTGCTTATCAGCCTGGGAGGCCGTCGGCCCGGGACCGTTTTCAGAACCGCTGACAGCGCCGGTGGTGTCGGTCTGCCGGGGCTTGCCCGGGTCTGAAGTCGCCGCCTTTTCTATATCGCTGGCAAATTCCTTGGCCTGCTTCTTGGCATCCTCCACTTCGGCGAGAATCGACTCGTTGTGCAGCTGCCGTCTGATTTCATCGGCGTTCAGCTCCCGCTCCACATCAGCTTTGATCTTGTGAAAGCTTCGGCGAAAGCGCCCGACCCACAGGCTCGCGGTCCGGACAGCGGAGGGCAGTCGTTCGGGGCCGATGACCAGCAGGGCGACGACGAAGATGACAAGTAGTTCCGATGGACCAATATCAAACATAGACCAGACGCCAGGGTTTCCGGAAGGGTGAGGGCCAACTGGCCTGCCGGCCAGTCAGCGAGTGTAATTTATGGATGAATCGGGGAAGAACGACGGCGGTCAGCTTTTCGCCGCAGTGTCGGAGGTCTTGTCATCATCCGTTTCGGCTGTTTCCGACTTTTCGACGTTCTCCTCCTTGTCGTCATCACCCTCATCGTCCTTCATGGCGGTCTTAAAGCCCTTCAGAGCACCACCAAGGTCGGAACCAAGGTTACGTAACTTCTTGGTACCAAAAAGCATCACCACAATAAGCAGGACGATTAACAGCTGCCAAATTCCAATACCACCTAAGCCCATGTGTTACCTCCAAAACAGGCTTTCGGGCAGACTGGTTGCCGGGCAGCAACCGATTCCCGAAGCCTGTGAGTTCCCTATTGGTTAGTTCGCGACGCTTTTTCGACAAGGCCGGATATAGTAAAGCGTTTTTCCAGTTCCTCCAACACTTGCCTGGCGTCAAGATCCAGATGACTCAGCATGACCATGCTGTGAAACCACAGGTCAGCAGTTTCCTTTACCACTTCCAGGCGCCTGCTGTCCGAAGCGTCCTGTTCACAATCTTTTGCCGCCAGCACGGCTTCCACGGCCTCTTCACCCACCTTCTCCAGAATCTTGTTGAGGCCTTTGCGGTGCAGGTCTGCCACGTAGGAGTCAGGAGCATCCGCCTGTTTGCGCTGTGCCAGAATGGCTGTCAGTTGTTCAAGAATGTCGCTCATAGTTTGATCGGCCTGGGGCTGGCGGTTCAGCTGCCGCCGTACATCTGACTGGGATCTTTGATCACCGGATCCACACTCTGCCACTGGCAGTTGACCAGTTTCTGATAAAAACAGCTTTCCCGCCCGGTATGGCATGCCACCCCGCCCACCTGTCTGACCAGGTAGCAGACCGAATCATTGTCGCAATCGAGGTAGATATCCACAAGCTCCTGAATGTTGCCCGACTGCTCTCCTTTTCGCCACAGGGACTGTCGGGAACGGGACCAGTAGACTGCCCGCTTTTCCTGCACCGCGGTCTGTAAGGCCTCCCGGTTAAGCCATGCCTGGGTAAGGATGCGCTTACTGACATGGTCCTGGGTAATGACCGGCACCAGCCCTTGCGCATCCCAGTTAACCTGGTCGAGATAATCGTCAGTCATTGTGTTATCCGCCGGGGAGCCTCTGAACGGCCGCCCGTAACCTTGATGAACAATAGCACGCTAGTATAACGGAACCGTGACAGCATGGTGAGTCGGCTGGCATTCTTTGCTCAATCTCTACGCACCAGTAACCACAATCCGCCAAGGGCCAGCAGTAGTGTGGCCAGCGGCAGGTCGGCGACAGCTGCCTGTGCCGTCGGGTGAGTCGAAGCCAGGGCCGCCGCGAGAAACACTGAGCCGGCCAGCAATGAACGGCTGCGGCGCGCGGATTCCTTTTGCTTTTCCAGCAGTCGCTCATTCCGCAGGGTAGTGTTGATTTCGCCAAGCTGGCGGGTCTCGCGAATGGCATCGATCGAAAGTTGCGGAAGATCAGGCAGTTGGTCGATCCAGTCCGGTATGTTCTCTCGAAGCCGCGAGAACAGGGCAACCGGGCTCAGGCGGCGGGCGTTCCACTTCTCAAGGTAGGGCAGGGCTGTTTCCCACAAATCCAGTTCCGGATAGAGCTGTCGTCCCAGCCCTTCGATGTTCAGCAGGGTTTTCTGCAGGAGCACCAGGGAGGGTTGCACTTCCATATTGAAGCGCCCTGCCGTGCGGAACAGTTGCACCAGCAGTTGGCCAAAGGAAATGTCTTTGAGGGGTTTTTCAAAAATCGGCTCGCACACCGTGCGCATGGCGGCCTCGAACTCGGTAATCCGGGTCTCCTTGGGAACCCATCCGCATTCCACGTGCAGCTCGGCTACCTTGCGGTAGTCCCGTTTGAAGATGGCCAGCAGGTTCCTGGCCAGGTAAAGCTGGTCCGCCGGGCTGAGCGAGCCGATAATGGCGCAATCAATGGCGATGTACTGAGGCTGGTCAGGGCGCTCCGGATTAACGAAGATATTTCCCGGGTGCATATCGGCATGGAAGAATCGGTGTTCAAACACCTGGGTAAAGAAAATTTCAACGCCGATTTCGGCCAGCCTTTTCAGATTGACACGCCGTTCCCGAAGAGTCCTGATGTCTGACACCGGAATGCCATAGATGCGTTCCATCACCAGCAGGTTGCGGCGGCTGTATTGCCAGTAAACCTTTGGCACGTATAACTGGGCGGAGTTTTCAAAGTTGCGCCGCAATTGCGTGGTATTGGCGCCTTCGGACAGCAGGTTCAATTCGTCGAAAATGATCCGCTCGTAGTCGTCGATAACCTCCACCGGGCGCAGCCGCTTGCCGATGGGAATGCGGTTCTCGATATGGATCGCCAGCCATTTCAATAGCGTGATATCGGCGCGGATGGTTTTTTCGATGCCAGGCCGGATAACTTTGACGACCACTTCCTCCCCGGTCTTTAACCGGGCTGCATGGACCTGGGCAATAGATGCGGAGGCCAGCGGTTCCAGGCTGAGTTCGCTGAATATGTCGTTGGCGTGCGTGTCCAGGGACTGGCTGATGAGCGCTTCGATGCCGGGAGAATGGAAGGGCGGGACATTGTCCTGCAGCCCCTGCAGGGCATCGGCCAGGCTGGGCTCCAGGAAATCCCGCCGTGTAGACAGCAACTGGCCGAACTTGATGTAGATGGGCCCCAATTCCTCGAGCGCCAGACGCAGGCGCTGATGGCGGTTGAGCCGCAGGGTGTCCTGATGGGTCCAGGGCAGGCCGTGAAGTCGCAGGTACAGCTTGATGAGAAAAGTGCCACGGCCACGCAGGTAGTCACCCAGCCGGTATTTGGCAGCGACATTCAGTATCTTGAGCAGGCGCAGGAATTGAGTCACGGTGATTCAGCTATCCTTCCGGCCTCTGGCGCCGCCGGTCGATTCCGCTGGCCAGCCGCTGCACTCTGGCCTGGAGCCGATCCAGACGCAGGCGCAGATCATCCAGGCCCTGGTCAAAGGCTTCCACCTGATGCAGCGGGGGCACCAGCCGGCTCTCTTCGTGCAGGTATTCGTCCAGGTTGCGTCTGGCGCTGTCAGCCGTTTTGCGGGTAAAACTCCTGAGGCCATCGAACAGCTGCTGCAGGCCCTGGACAGGTACGTCTCCAATGACCTGCGAGAGTGGCTCCTGCCAGTCAATCTCCATGGCCGCGAACAGCCGGTAGACCGACTGTACAAACTCCACATCGCCGCTGATCTGGATAGCCGGGTTCACCAGTGAGCGGGTGTCTGACCTGTCGGTGAGCAGTCGCAGCATGGCCAGGGCGGAACCGCTGATGCAGGCGTCCTCGCCACGGGATGCCGTAAATGGCGGGCCCGCGGCTGGAGATTCCCTTGTACCAGTGAAGTCAGCACTTCCAGTTTGCGCGCCCATCGGGTCGGGAGAGTCCGCCGGTCCGTCCCGGTCAGGCAAGGGGGCCGGTGGATCAAAACTTAAAATAACGCTGCCGGGGTAGAAGTGCAGGTAAATGGACAACGTCGGCACGGTGACCTGTATCAGCAGAATTCTGCCGGCATGCCGGGAAATGCCTTCGGCCAGCCTGATATCCTGGGCGATGCAGCGATTGACCAGGGTTTCAAAGGGTAGCAGCAGGCTTGAGGACCGGGGGGCCATCGACATTATCTGTTCCGTTGCGTGAATGTTAAGAGGCTGGCGAATAACTCAGTTACTGGTTTCCACTGGCTTGAAGCCAAGGTGAATAGCGCAGACACCGCTCATAATGTTGTGATAGCGGGTATCCACGAAACCGGCATCCGCCATCATCTGCCGCAGTGTGTCCTGGTCGGGATGCATGCGGATGGATTCCACCAGGTAGCGGTAGCTCTCACTGTCTCCCGTCACCAGCTTGCCCGCCACCGGCCACAGGGCTGAATAGGCATCATAGGCTTTGCCGACCAGCGGATTGGTGGGCCTGGAAAATTCCAGAATCAGCACCCGACCGCCTGGTTTGAGGGTCCTGTACATGGATCGAAGGGCGGCATCCTTGTCAGTGACGTTCCGCAGGCCATAGGCGATACAGATACAGTCGAAGCTGTTGTCCGCGAAGGGCAGCGCCTCGGCATTAACCTGGCTGAAGACAATATTGCTGGTGGCGCCGCTATCGATGATCCGGTCGCGTCCCACCTGTAGCATGGAGGCATTGATATCGGCCAGAATCACCCGGCCGGAGGGTCCCACCAGGCGGGAAAATTTCAGGCTCAGGTCGCCCGTACCACCAGCCAGATCAAGTACCGTCTGGCCTGGCCGCACGGCACTTAACTCTATGGTGAAGCGCTTGACCAGGCGGTGTGTGCCCAGGGACATGATGTCGTTCATGACATCGTACTTGCCGGCTACAGAGTCGAAGACTGCCGCCACCAGGCTCTTTTTTTCCTCCACCGGCACGGTCCGATAGCCGAAATGGGTGGTCGATTCTTTTTCATCCGGCCTGTCAGGGGTTTCGATCATAGCTTCAGGACTGCCCGGCTGACGGGTCTTCAGATTTCAGAGGTTCAATACTAACCACCTGGGTTCCGGGAGGCAATGGCTCCCGCGAGGCCCCGGCGGCACGCAGTTTTGCCAGGTATTCAGACCAGTAGTGTTGTTTGCGTTCGCCCAGCTCGCGCAGGTAATCCCAGCTGTAGATCCCCGAGTCGTGTCGATCATCGAAGACCAGGCGGATTGCGTAGTTGCCGGTAGGTATCAGGCCGGTGATCTGTACCTGTTTCTTCCCGGTCTGCAGGACTTCCTGACCCTTGCCGTGGCCCCGGACCTCAGCCGACGGGGAATAGACCCGCAGAAATTCAGCGGTCAACTCAAAACGCTCGCCATCCCGATAAGACAGCTCAAGGATGCCGGATTTCCTGTGCAGCTTGATGTCGGACGGTACGTTGTCAGAGGCCATGTCGGTTGCCGGCAGGTCAGAGTATGAAGCGGCTCAGGTCTTCGTCCCTGGCCAGCTCGCCCAGCTGCCGGTCAACGTATTCCGCGTCTACCACCAGTTCACTGTCGCCGCTGACTGCCAGGTCTGAGGCACTGAAGGAAACCTCTTCCAGCAGCCTTTCCATTACCGTGTGCAGGCGCCTGGCGCCGATGTTTTCCGTGCGCTCGTTAACCTGCCAGGCAGTTTCAGCGATTCTGGCAATGCCATCCTCGGTGAACCTGAGCTGCAACTCCTCGGTCGCCAGAAGTGCCCGGTATTGGTCAGTCAGGGAGAAGTCAGGCTCCACCAGGATGCGCTGAAAGTCCTCGCTGGTCAGCGGGTCCAGCTCGACACGGATAGGCAGCCTGCCCTGTAGCTCCGGTATCAGGTCGGACGGCTTGGACAGGTGAAATGCGCCGGAAGCGATGAACAGAATATGATCGGTTTTCACGCTGCCATACTTGGTGGTTACCGTGGAACCCTCGATCAGGGGCAACAGGTCCCGCTGCACTCCTTCTCGCGAAACGCTGGCGGACCCCTGTTCATGCCGGGTCGTCACCTTGTCAATTTCATCGAGAAACACGATGCCGGTCTGTTCGGCCGCCACCACCGCCCGATTCTTGATATCGTCCTCGTTGACCAGCTTGGCGGCTTCCTCGTCCTTGATCGCCTTGAGGGCCTCTTTGACCGTCATGCGGCGGGCACTTTTCTTGCCGGAGTTGAGGTTCGAGAACATGTTGCGCAGCTGGCTGGTCATGTCCTCCATGCCCGGCGGTGCCATGATTTCAAAGCCGACCGAGGATTCTGTCAGCTTGACTTCAATCTCCTTGTCGTCGAGTTCGCCTTCCCGCAGCTTCTTGCGGAACATCTGTCGCGTCGCGGACTGCCCCGGATCGGGTTCCGAATCGCCAGTCCGCGCCTGGGGCAGCAACACGTCCAGGACACGTTCTTCGGCAAGATCCTCGGCCCGGTGCTGGACCTTGTTGATCTCCTCTTCGCGCAGCATCTTCACGGACACATCGACCAGATCCCTGATGATGGACTCCACGTCGCGCCCAACGTAGCCTACTTCAGTGAATTTGGTGGCTTCCACCTTGATAAAGGGGGCATGGGCCAGTTTTGCCAGGCGGCGGGCGATCTCGGTCTTGCCGACGCCGGTGGGCCCGATCATGAGAATGTTCTTCGGGGTGACCTCGTTTCTGACGCTTTCATCCAGGTTCATACGTCGCCAGCGGTTGCGCAGTGCAATGGCTACGGCTCGTTTGGCTTCCTTCTGACCGACAATGTGTTTGTCCAGTTCCGAGGTGATTTCTCTTGGTGTCATGGTAGACATACAGCTAATACCTATTCAGCCCCGTCAGGATTCAGGACAGGGTCAGTTCTTCAATGGTGTGATTCTGGTTAGTGAATACGCAGATATCGCCGGCGATTTTCAGGCTCTGTGCGACGATGGTGCGGGCATCCATTTCTGTATTGTGGAACAGCGCCCGTGCTGCCGAAAGCGCATAGGGCCCCCCGGAACCGATTGCCATGATAGAGTCTTCGGGCTCGATGACATCGCCGTTTCCGGAAATGATAAGTGAGGCCTCACTATCAGCGACAACCAGTAATGCCTCGAGTCTTCTCAGAGCTCTCTCGGTACGCCAGAGTTTGGCCAACTCAACCGCCGCCCGGGTCAGTTTACCTCGGTGCTTCTCCAGTTGCTCCTCGAACCGTTCAAACAGGGTAAAAGCATCGGCCGTGCCGCCGGCGAACCCCGCGATCACCTTGTCGTTATAAAGACGCCTTACCTTGCGGGCATTACCCTTCATAACGGTATTGCCCTGGGACACCTGACCATCACCTCCAATGACCACCTTGTCGTCGCGACGGACGGAAACGATGGTCGTGCCTCGGTATTGTTCCACGTTGATCTCCAGATCAGTTGACAGATTGTCAGGTTCAGGAAGGGACGCCACCATTCCGTGAATTACGGGTGGCATGGTGGTAATAAGAATCCTGACAGCTACACAAAAGGTTCTTAATGGGGCGGCAGCGGGGGATTTCAAGCGGGGTCAGCGAGGATCCAGAGGAAAACTGTTGATATCGTTCACCTGCAGCAGTGACCTGATCCGGTTAAGCTCCGCCGGTGTATCGAATGGCCCCGCCTGCACGAGGTGAAGGACGCGGCCACCGGGTACGGTTTCCTGCTTGATGAACGCAGCCACGCCCAGGTCATCCAGCATGCCTACCTGGCGTTCGGCACTGCTTGCCTGCTGAAACGCGCCGATCTGCAGTAAGCGGCGGTCGCCGCCGCGGGCCGGCGCTGATTCTGCGCGGCGTGGTTCTACCGCGATTTCCACTGCCAGGGGTACCGGTGTGGTGTTAACCGGTACTTCATAGTCCCGTAACTCGTCATAGAAACTCAGGCCTATGGGGCTTTCTTCAGCGACCTCTTCAGCGGCCTCTTCGTCGACGCCGGGATCACCGTCTGCTGCAACGACGGTCAGGGTCTGTTCCGCAGGACGCACTTCCTCAGCCTGCAGCGAGGGCGCAATCTGCCGTGGCGCAGACTCGCCGGCAGCAAGAGTTGTCTGCTGGCTTTGCAGCGGCGGTACCTTACCGGAAAGGTAGAGCAGAAAGCAGCCGAAAACACCGACCGCAATGCCGGTAATCAACCCGGTGAACAGCAGCGTCCATGCGGGTGGCGCGTCCATAGCGCGTTTCTCCAGAACCGGTTCCGGCCTGATTTTTGCGAAATCGTGAACCATCAGCAGCGGGTCAGACAGGGCACAGATTCCTTCTGCGACAAGGCCGACCAAAATTCCCCGTTCAATACACAACCAACATTATCGGTTGAGCCTGCAGTCTCTTTATGAGGTGTAATGATGCGCCGTTCAGATCTGTTTGTCACCCGGATCCGGGGGTGGAAGGGCCTGTCAAAGTTCGCTGTCCATTAGAAGGGCTGCTGCCGGGAAATGATGGCGGCAGGGCGTGTTCAAAGCACTCCAGGGGCGGGGCTGCGAATTTTTCAGGTCAGATCAACCGGGTCCACATCAATGGACCATCGGACCTTCCTGGCTGACTTAAGTGTCTCTACCTGGGGGCAGACACGCGCCAGGAGCGTCTGCATAGCGCCCCTCGAGGAGGCTTTTACCAGCATCTGGGTGCGGAATTTACCGGCTCGTCTCTCCATCGGTGCGGGCAGGGGGTGGTGAATCTCCACGTCCCCCAGCTTCAGGCTCTGGCAGGCCTGGGTACAGAGAGAGCGGGTCTGCTCCAGCAGGGAAAGAGACAGGCGCTGGTCGGTGCTTTCCGCTCGAAACAGCGCCAGGTGACAGAATGGCGGCATGCTGGTTTCGCGCCGCTCCTGCAGCAGCAGATCGGCGATACTGTGGTAGTCGTTTGCCACCAGTGATTGCAGTGACGCGTGGGTAACATGCCGGGTCTGAATAGTCACCTGCCCGGGGTTTTGCGCCCGCCCGGCCCGCCCCGCCACCTGAAACAGCAGTTGCAGCATGTGCTCCTGGCCCCGGAAATCGGCGCTGAACAGGCCGCTGTCCGCATCCAGAACCGCTACCAGGGTGACACCTGGAAAGTGGTGCCCCTTGGCCAGCATCTGGGTGCCTACCAGGATGCAGGGGGCCCCTGACTGCACCTGGACCAGGCGGCTGCTGAGCGCGTTTTTGCGCCGGGTGGAGTCGCTGTCGATGCGCAGAACCGGTATGTGCGGGAAGCGCTCCTGCAGGAATTGCTCACTTTTTTCGGTTCCCACCCCCCGCGTCAGCAACTGGGTTGAGCCGCAGAAATTGCACTCACCCGGCAGGCCATGCCGGGATTCGCAGTGGTGGCAGCGCAGGCCCGGAGGCGACTTGTGCACTGTCAGCTGGGCATCGCAGCGCCGGCATTCGAAGACGTAACCACAGTCCTGGCAAACCAGGCTGGGCGCAAAGCCTCTGCGATTGATAAACACCAGCACCTGGTTACCCTGACCCAGATGGTGTTCGATCTGACCTAGAAGGATGTCTGAGAAACCGTCCCGGGTTGCCGCTTTGGCGATATCCAGCAGACTGATCGGGGCCTTATCGGCGGTCCCGGCGCGGTGTGGCAGAGTCAGATGGCGGTAGCGACCCTCTCTGGCGTTCTGCAGGCTTTCCAGCGCCGGCGTGGCAGAACCGAGCACGATGCTGATGTTTTCTTCCCGGGCCCTGAAGATGGCCAGATCTCTGGCCGAATAGCGAAACCCGTCCTGCTGTTTGAACGAGCCATCGTGTTCTTCGTCGATCACAATCAGACCAGGCTTCGCCAGCGGCGTGAAGACAGCGCTGCGGGTACCGATGACTATGGCTGCGGTTCCATCCCTGGCCTGCAGCCAGCCCGCCAGGCGTTCAGCATCGCCAAGACCTGAATGCAGGACCACGATGTTGCATTGGAAGCGGTCGCGAAACAGACCCACGGACTGTGGAGTCAGGCCAATTTCGGGCACCAGGACCAGGGCCTGGCGACCCTGTTCCAGGACCCGGGCGATAACCTGCATGTACACCTCGGTCTTGCCACTGCCGGTAATACCGTCCAGCAGGTAGCATTGAAACTGGTCCAGCGACCGGCTGATGGTGTTTATGGCTGCCTGCTGCTCCGGATTCGGAGCGTGACCCGGCTGGCGTTCCAGGGTTGCCCGGTCGACCTGCGTGGCTGGTAGCGCCGGTGCCCTGGGGCGTGACCTGATCAGGCCCCGGGCCGCCAGACCCTTTAGCGCGGCGTCAGAGAAGCCGGCCGCCAGGCACTCCTGGCGGCTCAGTGGCCCGAACTGCTGAAGCCTTTCCAGCAGGGCCCGTTGCCGTGGTGCCCGGCCTAACAGGCTGGCGCTGTTCTCTGCCTCGGTGTCACAGGCCTCCCACACGGACTCCAGCTCCGGCCGGGTGCTGGACCCCTGCCGCAGTTTCGCCGGCAGGGCGGCACTGAAGGCTTCACCGGGCGGGTGCTGATAATAGGCGGCCGCCCATTTCAGGGTCTGTAGCAGAGGCCCGGGAAACAGGGGCGTCTCGTCCAGCAGACCGGTCGCGTGTTTCAGTTGCGCCTTTGGCACTTCGCTGGAAGTGCTGGTTTCCACCAGCATCGCCACTGCCTGACGGCGTCCGAACGGTACCTGCAGGCGCATGCCCGGTTTCCAGAACCCGGGCTCGTGGTGTGCCAATGCCACCGGGGGCAGATAGTCGAACAGGCGCCGCAGCGGCGAAGGCACTGCCAGTTTCAGGATTAGCGGCGAATTTTCTGAGCTGTTACTGGGCATGCCGGTTGGAGGTACCGCTGTGAACTGGGGTGGCCGATGCTGTTGATTGGGGAACGCGGCATGGTAAGGCCAATGGATGTGTTACTCAACCGATGTCACCGGAACCGGCCATCTGTGTCCCGAGCATTCCACTTGAACTTTGCATGGCGGTATTTAATCAGGGGCTCCCTGGTTTATACTTGGCCGTATTTCGCCGCGCCCCGCCGTCGGTGAATCCGTAACCACCCTGTAACCAGGCAGATATCCGAAGAACAAATCGAGGAGTTGGCAGAATGGCCCAGGCGCCGATCCCACAGCAATTACTGGAAGTCAGGGAGAAAATCGATCAGGTGGATCGCGAGCTGGTGCAGCTGCTGGCGCAGCGGTTCGCCCTGACCAGAAAAGTGGGTCATCTGAAGGCGGACAGCAAACTGGAAGCCGTTGACCCGGCCCGTGAGGCGCAAAAGCTGGAGAATCTGCGCAACCTGAGTCGTGAGCATGCTCTGAATCCTGAGCTGGTGGCCGAGCTGTTTACGCGGATTATGGCTGAGGTGGTCGCCAATCACCGGCAGATTCGCGAGGGCAGCCAGGGGTAAAGGCCAGAGCGGTGTGGTAATTAAATTGGGGTCATTAATCAGAGGCTCCTTATAAGGATTGACGGCGTTTGTGCGCCAAGCCTTGCGTGCGCCGGCATCTCTGGTAGAATGCTCGCCCATTTTGCTGGATGTAGGGTGCCAGCGCTTGAGATTAGAATCAGGTGTGGTGCACGGACCAAATGACGGTTTGTGTAGCGACGCCGCCGGAGACCACGATGAAACCAGAAATACATCCCCAATACACAGCGATCAAGGCCACTTGCAGCTGCGGCAATGTTATCGAGACGAGCTCAACCCTGGGTAAGGACATTCTTATCGATGTCTGCTCCAACTGCCACCCCTTCTACACAGGTAAGCAGAAGATCCTGGATAGCGGTGGTCGTGTCGACCGCTTCAAGCGCCGCTTCGGTAGCCGCAAGGTCTAGCTCGGAAATTTCTCCCCAACCCTTGTGGGGGCACCTCGGGGCACGCCTTAAGGCGAGCCTCGCTGCGGATTCCGGTCAAATTTACGGACTGATTTTTCCCCTGCACACACCCGCGTCCGCGGGTTTTGTCCAAGGCTTTTTCACACTGATCTGATTTTCGTTGCTGAAGGTGGAAATGGCCTTAACCCTTCGGAATGCGGCTAAAAGAGCGCCAGCCGAATTAGTGTGAGCTAGCCCTAGAACAGCGTCTCGATTGATACCTCGGTGTCCTCACCGTCAGCGGTGACGGCCGGTGTGTCATTGACCGGTGCATCCGGTTCGTTCTCAACCCGGAAATATTCGAACATGGTGTTGGCTTCGCCAGGTCTGGCCGGTCGGCCGGTGGTTTTTTCCACCAGGCGGTCAACCAGCCCGTCGGGCCTTCTCATGGTGCGCTCCGGCATGCCCTGCAAGGCCTCTTTCATGTAATCGATCCAGATCGGTACGGCAACAGTTGCACCCTGTTCGGATTCTCCCAGGGGTCTGGGCTGGTCGAAACCCACGAAAACAGTCGTCGCAATATCCCGATTGAAGCCGGAAAACCAGAGTTCCTGCGGGCCATTGGTGGTTCCGGTCTTGCCCATCAGGTCGCTGCGATTGATCGCCCGCTGTACGCCCCGCCCGCTGCCTTCCACGACCACGGAGCGCAACATGCTGTTCAGTATGAACGCTACCCGTGCATCAAGAATCCGCTCGGCTTTTTGAACCGGCACCTCGGCATCCTGGCTGACGTACAGGTCACAGTCCTCCGCGCAGGCCACCAACGGTTCGGCAGTGTAGATGACCCCCTCGGGCAGATTGCGAATCTCTTTGATAAACCAGGGGTCCACCTTGAAGCCACCGTTGGCAATCGTCCCATAGGCTGAGATCAGCTCCAGTGGCTGGACATCCTGGCTGCCCAGCGCCACAGTGAGATCACCGCGCGGGAAGCCGTCGGTCTCGATGCCCAGTCGCGATGCAAAATCGATGACTGTATCCGAGCCCAGTTGATCGAACAGCCGCACCGCCGGCACATTGCGTGAATCCTGCAATGCATAGCGCAGGGTGATGGGGCCGAGAAACTTATCGTCGTAGTTATTCGGGCGGTAGCCGCTGCGGGTGATCGGCGCGTCGTTAACAGTTGAGGCTGCCCCGTAGCCCTGTTCCAGGGCTGCCCCATAGACAAAGGGCTTGAAGTTGGAGCCAGGGGGGCGAGGCGTCAAAACCCGATTCACCTGGCTGCGGCCAAAGTCATAACCTCCGACCAGGGCGATTATTTCGCCAGTGGTCGGCGAGACCGACACCAGAGCACCCTGCACGTCCGGAATCTGACCGAGGTGCCATTGCCCATCCATCTGCTTGACGCGGATCAGGTCGCCGACAGCCGCAATGTCACTGGCAGCCTGAGGGGGAGGCCAGGCGTTGTTCTGGGAAATATAGGGCCGCGCCCAGCGCATCTCTTCCCAGCCGATCGAAATTATCTCGCCGTCTTTCAGCAGCACGCGCAGCTCACGCTCTCCGGTAGCAACGACGATACCCGGCTGCTGGTTGCCATAAACCGGCACAGCGGTGAGCTCCTGCAGCCACCGGGCGGTTGGATCCACGTCGTTGAATTCATAGTGCGCATCGACACCGCGGAAGCCGTGACGCTTGTCGTAATATTCTTCCAGGCCGTGAACCAGAGCCTGCTTGGCGACCAGCTGCCTGTCCCCATCTATACTGGTGACCACTTCGAACCCCTGGGTATAGGTGTCCTC is part of the Gammaproteobacteria bacterium genome and harbors:
- a CDS encoding chorismate mutase, whose amino-acid sequence is MAQAPIPQQLLEVREKIDQVDRELVQLLAQRFALTRKVGHLKADSKLEAVDPAREAQKLENLRNLSREHALNPELVAELFTRIMAEVVANHRQIREGSQG
- the rpmE gene encoding 50S ribosomal protein L31; translation: MKPEIHPQYTAIKATCSCGNVIETSSTLGKDILIDVCSNCHPFYTGKQKILDSGGRVDRFKRRFGSRKV
- a CDS encoding SPOR domain-containing protein, whose product is MDAPPAWTLLFTGLITGIAVGVFGCFLLYLSGKVPPLQSQQTTLAAGESAPRQIAPSLQAEEVRPAEQTLTVVAADGDPGVDEEAAEEVAEESPIGLSFYDELRDYEVPVNTTPVPLAVEIAVEPRRAESAPARGGDRRLLQIGAFQQASSAERQVGMLDDLGVAAFIKQETVPGGRVLHLVQAGPFDTPAELNRIRSLLQVNDINSFPLDPR
- a CDS encoding primosomal protein N' codes for the protein MPSNSSENSPLILKLAVPSPLRRLFDYLPPVALAHHEPGFWKPGMRLQVPFGRRQAVAMLVETSTSSEVPKAQLKHATGLLDETPLFPGPLLQTLKWAAAYYQHPPGEAFSAALPAKLRQGSSTRPELESVWEACDTEAENSASLLGRAPRQRALLERLQQFGPLSRQECLAAGFSDAALKGLAARGLIRSRPRAPALPATQVDRATLERQPGHAPNPEQQAAINTISRSLDQFQCYLLDGITGSGKTEVYMQVIARVLEQGRQALVLVPEIGLTPQSVGLFRDRFQCNIVVLHSGLGDAERLAGWLQARDGTAAIVIGTRSAVFTPLAKPGLIVIDEEHDGSFKQQDGFRYSARDLAIFRAREENISIVLGSATPALESLQNAREGRYRHLTLPHRAGTADKAPISLLDIAKAATRDGFSDILLGQIEHHLGQGNQVLVFINRRGFAPSLVCQDCGYVFECRRCDAQLTVHKSPPGLRCHHCESRHGLPGECNFCGSTQLLTRGVGTEKSEQFLQERFPHIPVLRIDSDSTRRKNALSSRLVQVQSGAPCILVGTQMLAKGHHFPGVTLVAVLDADSGLFSADFRGQEHMLQLLFQVAGRAGRAQNPGQVTIQTRHVTHASLQSLVANDYHSIADLLLQERRETSMPPFCHLALFRAESTDQRLSLSLLEQTRSLCTQACQSLKLGDVEIHHPLPAPMERRAGKFRTQMLVKASSRGAMQTLLARVCPQVETLKSARKVRWSIDVDPVDLT
- a CDS encoding transglycosylase domain-containing protein; this translates as MNKRLKNLIKWTAIWATAMFCGVLMVCAAAYMYLAPQLPSAESYRNVQLETPLRIYTADFRLIDEIGNRRQPLSFEEIPELIRNAVIASEDPGFYSHPGVDIRGLLRGFWGFVRGVNLGGGSTITMQLANNISFDNDNVYLRKFKEIPFALQIQRELSKEEILALYLNLVYFGAGADGIGAASFIYYGKDASELTLPEAAMMVSLLPCPSPCNPLADPDRAMERRNRVLERMYDQGMIDQQLLTDAQAAPVTARRHGRAIEVPAPFIAEMVRQQLYSEYGEDTYTQGFEVVTSIDGDRQLVAKQALVHGLEEYYDKRHGFRGVDAHYEFNDVDPTARWLQELTAVPVYGNQQPGIVVATGERELRVLLKDGEIISIGWEEMRWARPYISQNNAWPPPQAASDIAAVGDLIRVKQMDGQWHLGQIPDVQGALVSVSPTTGEIIALVGGYDFGRSQVNRVLTPRPPGSNFKPFVYGAALEQGYGAASTVNDAPITRSGYRPNNYDDKFLGPITLRYALQDSRNVPAVRLFDQLGSDTVIDFASRLGIETDGFPRGDLTVALGSQDVQPLELISAYGTIANGGFKVDPWFIKEIRNLPEGVIYTAEPLVACAEDCDLYVSQDAEVPVQKAERILDARVAFILNSMLRSVVVEGSGRGVQRAINRSDLMGKTGTTNGPQELWFSGFNRDIATTVFVGFDQPRPLGESEQGATVAVPIWIDYMKEALQGMPERTMRRPDGLVDRLVEKTTGRPARPGEANTMFEYFRVENEPDAPVNDTPAVTADGEDTEVSIETLF